A section of the Parafrankia discariae genome encodes:
- a CDS encoding GNAT family N-acetyltransferase, whose translation MRIEPADDAMFGERAAWRYDPPYDFYDDDGLPVKNPELFFAVRDDDGALMGFYFFELHGDALFYGFGLRPDLTGRGLGEQFVLAGLEFARPFYGQRRVVLYVAAFNERAIRLYQRLGFTETGRHAETFDGYGAVEFVDMEKPG comes from the coding sequence GTGAGGATCGAACCGGCGGACGATGCCATGTTCGGCGAGCGCGCCGCCTGGCGGTACGACCCGCCCTACGACTTCTACGACGACGACGGCCTACCCGTGAAGAACCCCGAGCTTTTCTTCGCTGTGCGCGACGACGACGGTGCGCTGATGGGTTTCTACTTCTTCGAGTTGCACGGCGACGCGCTGTTCTACGGGTTCGGCCTGCGGCCCGATCTCACCGGCCGAGGGCTCGGCGAGCAGTTCGTGCTGGCCGGGTTGGAGTTCGCCCGCCCCTTCTACGGGCAGCGCCGGGTCGTGCTCTACGTCGCCGCCTTCAACGAACGCGCCATCCGCCTGTACCAGCGCCTCGGTTTCACCGAGACCGGCCGGCATGCCGAGACGTTCGACGGTTACGGGGCCGTGGAGTTCGTCGACATGGAAAAGCCAGGCTGA